Within Eggerthella timonensis, the genomic segment CTGGGCATCCGCGTTGCGTTCGACAAGGACGCGCGCACGATCACGGTCAGCGACAACGGCATCGGCATGACGAAGGACGAACTCGACCGCAACCTGGGCACCATCGCGCACTCCGACAGCATGGAGTTCAAGACGGACAACGCCGACGTGCAGGGCGACGACGTGGACATCATCGGCCAGTTCGGCGTGGGCTTCTACTCCGCCTTCATGGTGGCGTCCAAGGTGCGCGTCGTGTCGAAGGCGTACGGCAGCGACGAGGCCTGGGCCTGGGAGAGCGACGGCGTCGAGGGTTACACCATCGAGGAGGCCACGCGCGAGGGCCACGGCACCGACATCATCCTCACCATCAAGGACAACACCGACGAGGATAGCTACGACACGTTCCTCAGCGAGTTCAGCCTGAAGAACCTCATCAAGCGCTACAGCAACTACGTGCGTTACCCCGTGCAGATGGAAGTGTCGAAGACGCGCCAGAAGCCGAAGCCCGAGGACGCCGGCGACGACTACCAGCCGGAATACGAGGACTACACTGAGATCGACACCATCAACTCGATGATCCCCATCTGGAAGCGCAGCAAGTCGGAAGTCACCGACGAGGAGTACCACGAGTTCTACAAGACCGACTTCCACGACTTCACCGACCCGGCGCGCACGTTCAGCATCCACGCCGAGGGCGCGCTCAGCTACGACGCGCTGCTGTTCATCCCCGGCCGCGCTCCGTACGATCTGTACAGCAAGGACTTCAAGAAGGGCCTCGCGCTGTACAGCTCCAACGTGCTGATCATGGAGAAGTGCGAGGAGCTGCTGCCCGACCACTTCAACTTCGTGCGCGGCGTGGTGGACAGCCAGGACCTGCAGCTGAACATCAGCCGCGAGACGCTGCAGCACAACAGCCAGCTGCGCGCCATCGCGAAGAAGATCGAGAAGAAGATCACGTCCGAGTTGAAGAAGATGCGCGACAACGACCGCGAGGAGTACGAGAAGTTCTTCGAGAACTTCGGCCGCGGCCTGGAGTTCGGCATCTACAACAGCTACGGCTCGCTGAAGGACCAGCTGGCCGACTTGTTGCTGTTCTACTCGGCAAAGCAGGAGAAGCTGGTCACGCTGGACGAGTACTTGGCCGCCGCCCCTGCCGACCAGAAGGCCATCTACTACGCGGCGGGCGAGAGCATCGAGCGCCTGGGCAAGATGCCCATCGTGAAGACGGTGTTAGGGAAGGGCTATGACGTGCTGCTGTGCACGAAGGACGTCGATGAGTTCTGCTTCCAGGCGATGATGACGTACGGCGCGCCCGCGTCCGAGGGTGAGGAGGCGCCGGAGCCGCTGGAGCTGAAGAACGTGGCGTCGGGCGACCTCGATCTGGCCTCCGAGGAGGAAAAGAAGGAAGCCGAGGAGACGACGAAGGACAACGAGGCCCTGTTCGCCGCCATGAAGGATGCGCTGGGCGACTCGGTGACGAAGGTGGCCGTGTCGTCGCGCCTGGAGGATGCGCCGGCGTGCATCACCGCGGCGGGCCCGGTGTCGCTCGAGATGGAGCGCATCATGGCGCAGATGCCCGACGGCGGCGACGCCATCAAGTCCGAGCGCGTGCTTGAAGTGAACGCGAAGCACGCGGTGTTCGACGTGCTGCGCGCTGCGCAGGAAGCCGGCGACGCCGACAAGGTGAAGCTGTACGCGGAGCTGCTGTACAACCAGGCGCTGCTGGTTGAAGGCCTGCCCATCGAGGATCCGGTAGCCTATGCGAACGCCGTGACGAAGCTGATGGCGTAAAACTTGTTGAAGCGGGGGCGCTCGTGCTGGCGAGGCCCCTTCGTTTTTGCCGCGCGCGAACGAATGTTTCACGTGAAACGCGCGAAGCAACTTCTTCTTGGGAAGCCCTTGTCGTCTTGGCGGCAAGGGCCTTTGCTTAGCTTTCGAAGGGCGCAAAAGGGTAGCCATGACAAAGTTTTCCGTGGCAAACCTCGGGTGCTTCGAAGTGGTGGGGCGTGCGACCTGGTCTTACGGTAAGGACCCTCTTCATCGGGCGACGAGAACGAGCCGAAGGCATGCTCGGAATTGTCATGGCTCCTGTTTTGCGTCCAACTTTTCTGCGGCGGGGGTTTAACGCCGCGCGCCTACGGCGACGGCTCCTGTTGCTGCCGCTGCCGCTGCCGCTGCGACCGCGACGGCTCCGACGACCGCGGTGCCTGCGGGATCGCCGGTGGCTGCGAGTGGCTTGCCGCCGGGGCCGGGGCCTGCCGCGGGCTCCTCGACGGGCTCGGGCTCGGGCGTCGGCAGGGGCGTGGGCTCCGGATCGGGACCGTCCTTGATCACGATGCGACCCTGACCTGCGGGATTCGCGTATTCCTCGCCGATCGCCCCCTTCAAATCGTACTGGATGTACTCGATGAGGGCCTTGTTGTCCAAATCGAGCAGCACGGCCTCGTCGTTCATGAACATGTTCAGGCCGTCGCCGCCGTCCACGAGCAAGAACGTGTGCGACACCAGCTTGTAGCGCCGGTTCACGTCGAGCGGTTCGCCGTTCACCCGCACGTCGCGCACGCGGTACTCGCCCGTCACGCCGCCGAAGCTGCCGCCTGGCATCTGTACCGACGACGGGATGTCCGTGCGCACGGTGTAGGTGAGGCCGGACACGTGCTGCAGCCCGCCGCTCGGCTCCGGCAGCTTCGCCGCGCCCGCTTCCAGCGCATCGAGGATGTTCTGGCCCAGCGTGTCCACATAGCACAG encodes:
- the htpG gene encoding molecular chaperone HtpG; protein product: MRKFKTESKKLLDLMINSIYTNREIFLRELISNASDAVDKLYFRSLTDKDIQLGKDELGIRVAFDKDARTITVSDNGIGMTKDELDRNLGTIAHSDSMEFKTDNADVQGDDVDIIGQFGVGFYSAFMVASKVRVVSKAYGSDEAWAWESDGVEGYTIEEATREGHGTDIILTIKDNTDEDSYDTFLSEFSLKNLIKRYSNYVRYPVQMEVSKTRQKPKPEDAGDDYQPEYEDYTEIDTINSMIPIWKRSKSEVTDEEYHEFYKTDFHDFTDPARTFSIHAEGALSYDALLFIPGRAPYDLYSKDFKKGLALYSSNVLIMEKCEELLPDHFNFVRGVVDSQDLQLNISRETLQHNSQLRAIAKKIEKKITSELKKMRDNDREEYEKFFENFGRGLEFGIYNSYGSLKDQLADLLLFYSAKQEKLVTLDEYLAAAPADQKAIYYAAGESIERLGKMPIVKTVLGKGYDVLLCTKDVDEFCFQAMMTYGAPASEGEEAPEPLELKNVASGDLDLASEEEKKEAEETTKDNEALFAAMKDALGDSVTKVAVSSRLEDAPACITAAGPVSLEMERIMAQMPDGGDAIKSERVLEVNAKHAVFDVLRAAQEAGDADKVKLYAELLYNQALLVEGLPIEDPVAYANAVTKLMA